A window of Blautia argi genomic DNA:
CTATAGCGCAGACAGCCAAGGTATCTTTGGGAATGGCTGCGTACATGGACGGCACGATCTTTAAGTGGGTTTTATTTGTCATACCTTTCATGGAAAACAGGCCATCAAGCCACTGGGGCGAGATTTTCCTCTCCAGGGTGATGTTGACAGGCACGTTTTTGCAGTCTTGCAAAGAAGATAAATCCCGTGTCATAACCTGGGTGATATGTGCTGTAAAGTAACCTCGTTCCATAAGTTTCTGGTCAAAAGAACTGTCCAGAAGAGGGTTGATTTTATAAATAGCAGGACTTCCCCATTTTTCGTAGATTTCTTCACAGTAATCCAGTTTATCAGGAAGAGGGATAGAAGAAGGACCGAGCTGCTCAATGCAGTTGGTACGGTGTGTATAAAAGTGGGAAAAACGGAGAATCCAGCCGTCATAAATCTGCATTTGGTAGGAAGGCCAGGCATTTAAAGAGAGGTCTTCAATAATTTTAATTTTCTGTTCTGTTTCCATAGATGTTTCCGCCTTTTGCATTGCTATTTATTTAAAGTGTTAAACAGTAAGTTTATTATAAGGGAACAAAGAGGAAGAATCAAGACCTGCCTTGCAATCAAGGGAAAGTTGTAGTAGAATCGAGGAAGAATGAAAATACAGGAGGCAGATAACATGAAAACAGAAAATGCTTGGAAAAAATACAGTGATAAAACAGAAGTTTTTGATTTTTGCGAGAAATATAAATCCTTTATGAGTACCTGCAAGACAGAACGGGAATGTGTCACAGAAATGGTGCAGAAGGCAGAAGCAGCAGGCTACCGCAATCTGGAAGAAGTCATTGAAAAGGGCGAAAGCCTGAAGCCGGGAGATAAGGTATATGCCAACAACATGGGAAAATGTCTGGCAATGTATCTCATTGGAGAAGAACCTCTGGAAAAAGGTATGAGAATCCTGGGCGCACATATTGATTCTCCAAGACTGGACTTAAAGCAGAATCCGTTATACGAAGACCAGGAGCTGGCTCTTCTGGATACCCATTATTACGGCGGAATTAAGAAATATCAGTGGGTAACATTGCCTATGGCGCTTCACGGTGCTGTGGCAAAGAAAAACGGTGAAGTGGTAAACGTGGTAATTGGTGAAGATGCCAATGATCCGGTGGTAGGTATTTCTGACCTTCTGGTGCATCTGGCCGCAAAACAGCAGCAGAAGACAGCAGCAGAGGTTATTGAAGGTGAAAACCTCAATGTATTAATCGGAAGCATTCCTTTAGAGGCCGAAGAGGAAGAGCCTGTAAAAGCACAAATTCTCTCTGTTTTGAAAGAAAAATATGATATGGAGGAGGAAGACTTCCTTTCTGCAGAATTTGAAGTCGTACCAGCCGGTCCTGCAAGAGATTACGGGCTGGACAGAAGCATGGTTATGGCGTACGGACATGACGACCGTGTTTGCTCTTATCCTTCCTTTATGGCAATGCTTGCACAGGATAAGGTGAAATATACTTCCGTGTGTCTGCTGGTAGATAAAGAGGAAATCGGAAGTGTGGGAGCCACTGGCATGCAGTCCCGTTTCTTTGAAAACACCACTGCAGAGGTTATGCATGCAGCAGGTCAGTACAGCGAACTGCTGCTCAGAAGAGCGCTGAAAAACTCCATGATGCTTTCTTCTGACGTAAGTGCAGCCTTT
This region includes:
- a CDS encoding aminopeptidase — translated: MKTENAWKKYSDKTEVFDFCEKYKSFMSTCKTERECVTEMVQKAEAAGYRNLEEVIEKGESLKPGDKVYANNMGKCLAMYLIGEEPLEKGMRILGAHIDSPRLDLKQNPLYEDQELALLDTHYYGGIKKYQWVTLPMALHGAVAKKNGEVVNVVIGEDANDPVVGISDLLVHLAAKQQQKTAAEVIEGENLNVLIGSIPLEAEEEEPVKAQILSVLKEKYDMEEEDFLSAEFEVVPAGPARDYGLDRSMVMAYGHDDRVCSYPSFMAMLAQDKVKYTSVCLLVDKEEIGSVGATGMQSRFFENTTAEVMHAAGQYSELLLRRALKNSMMLSSDVSAAFDPNYPEVMEKKNSAYLGHGITFNKYTGSRGKGGSNDANPEYIAKLRKIMEDNQVAFQTAELGKVDQGGGGTIAYILANYNMEVIDCGVAVLNMHSPWEIASKVDIYEAYRGYCAFLASEVK
- a CDS encoding GNAT family N-acetyltransferase, with translation METEQKIKIIEDLSLNAWPSYQMQIYDGWILRFSHFYTHRTNCIEQLGPSSIPLPDKLDYCEEIYEKWGSPAIYKINPLLDSSFDQKLMERGYFTAHITQVMTRDLSSLQDCKNVPVNITLERKISPQWLDGLFSMKGMTNKTHLKIVPSMYAAIPKDTLAVCAIDRNRIIGTGLGILDRDYVGIYAIHVCPNYRGQGIGKAICETLLNASRQCGAAFAYLQVVQGNIPAKGLYTSLGFQDLYTYWFRQQYAVRKGENAPCEGQR